The following proteins are co-located in the Synchiropus splendidus isolate RoL2022-P1 chromosome 14, RoL_Sspl_1.0, whole genome shotgun sequence genome:
- the itga11b gene encoding integrin alpha-11, producing the protein MDYSPLLLLWFCSLLPDLRFCFNFDSRNAKIFRSPRENQFGYTVQQHQAGGRQWLLVGAPFETTGEQQTGDVFRCPLDTRDASCSRLQLGKVSLDHISERKDKMRLGMTLTSNPKDSSFVTCGPLWSHECGSSLYSTGICSKVGRNFKMSHTLTPALQRCETFMDIVIVLDGSNSIYPWYEVQDFLINILQKFYIGPGQTQVGVVQYGTRVVHEFNLGEYQTVEDVVEAARRIQQRGGEETRTALGINVARSQAFKRGGRPGAKKVMIVITDGESHDSPQLLQAVGDSERENITLYAIAVLGYYNRRGINPEAFLQEIKFIASDPDEEHFFNVTDESALKDIVDALGERIFSLEGTSSQGRGFGLQMAQAGFSSHFVKDGILLGAVGAYDWNGAVLKETKHGKVVPPKSSYRAEFPEELKNHGAYLGYSVGSLVTSRGSQLYVSGAPRFNHTGKVIIFSLKNNGSLTILHTLLGKQIGSYFGSEVLSMDVDEDGESDVLLVAAPMFYSQGRERGMVYMYTVTAKASLILNGSLVPAIAQNSRFGSAMTQIPDMNGDGFQELVVGAPLEDDHQGAVYIFHGLNKTIIPQYKQRLAAAGFSAGLQYFGRSLHGVLDANGDGLVELAVGALEAAAIIWSRGVVRIRARLTFEPEKVNIFNKDCRRGGKDVTCMSVTVCLSLESRTKTAGDVGTCQSVALRFSLVLDERRFPPRGLLDESDRQQPRHLVLQAGVDESCQPLGFSVQDTSHYGRPITVALETGLLNPEQGPVLDPDWPTALRTELHFWNGCEQEDVCVPDLILNTHTDLVDVQTFCSGKDQAVWSICRHQGARESSVYLVEAGRRRVVVFTRLENHGENAYGTTINISASSNLVFSSLIVKDQSDIQIECFSDDSSTNQRSCNISAPFMKSLSQVSFRVEFELDHSVFLDHLQVVMVTSSDGEEGYPDDNTNTIYLPLVYQTEILFSRDPYPPRFEIQADSSSSTKRNLTSFNLTYYVQNLGQFVIQDVMFKADVWAVSPGGNLLLNISECSVDQQSAGSPCVLPEIPRSNPITAEDLTTLSELNQSNSQSLQVQCQLQLPPFRQVKLTLRGTYQLPVLQAVSFRSLDVLTSASINLPASSNMFLLEEQPYREILLQLRKDNEMSVPVWIIVGSSLGGLLILAILILALWKVGFFSRRKRQKEESENEKPGAEL; encoded by the exons ATGGATTACTCTccgctcctgctgctgtggttctgcagcctcctgccag ATCTCAGATTTTGCTTCAACTTTGACTCCAGAAATGCCAAAATCTTCAGAAGTCCCAGAGAGAACCAGTTTGGCTACACTGTTCAGCAGCACCAGGCCGGGGGGCGACAGTG GTTGCTGGTTGGAGCACCATTTGAAACCACAGGGGAGCAGCAGACCGGTGATGTGTTCAGGTGTCCTCTTGACACCCGAGACGCCTCCTGCAGTCGTTTGCAACTCG GGAAAGTTTCCCTGGATCATATCTCTGAGAGAAAAGACAAGATGAGACTGGGGATGACCTTGACCTCTAATCCTAAAGACAGCAGCTTTGTG ACCTGTGGTCCACTGTGGTCTCATGAGTGTGGAAGCTCCTTGTACAGCACTGGGATCTGCTCCAAAGTAGGACGTAACTTCAAGATGTCACACACCCTCACGCCTGCACTGCAGA GATGTGAGACTTTCATGGATATTGTGATTGTTCTCGACGGTTCCAACTCCATCTATCCCTGGTACGAGGTCCAGGACTTCCTCATCAATATCCTACAGAAGTTCTACATTGGTCCAGGTCAGACGCAG GTGGGTGTAGTCCAGTATGGCACCAGAGTGGTCCATGAGTTCAACCTTGGTGAGTATCAGACAGTGGAGGATGTAGTGGAGGCTGCCAGGAGAATCCAGCAAAGAGGGGGCGAGGAGACGAGGACGGCTCTGGGCATCAACGTGGCGAG GTCTCAGGCTTTCAAACGCGGAGGGAGACCGGGGGCCAAGAAAGTGATGATAGTGATCACAGACGGCGAATCTCACGACagtcctcagctgctgcaggctGTCGGGGACAGTGAGAGGGAGAACATCACCTTATACGCCATCGCT GTTTTGGGTTATTATAACCGGAGAGGAATAAACCCTGAAGCCTTTCTGCAAGAAATCAAGTTCATCGCCAGCGACCCAGATGAAGAACACTTCTTCAACGTGACGGACGAGTCAGCTCTGAAGGACATCGTGGATGCTTTGGGGGAGAGGATCTTCTCTCTAGAGG gaaccagcagtcAAGGACGAGGCTTTGGACTTCAGATGGCTCAGGCGGGGTTCTCCTCACATTTTGTCAAG GATGGTATTCTGTTGGGTGCGGTGGGCGCCTACGACTGGAATGGCGCCGTGCTGAAGGAGACTAAGCATGGAAAGGTCGTGCCCCCCAAATCTTCTTATCGTGCAGAGTTTCCGGAAGAGCTGAAGAACCATGGAGCTTATCTCG GTTATTCAGTCGGCTCCCTGGTTACTTCTCGGGGTTCTCAACTCTACGTCTCAGGCGCTCCGAGGTTCAACCACACTGGCAAGGTCATCATCTTCTCCCTGAAAAACAATGGGAGTTTGACAATCCTTCACACACTCTTAGGGAAACAG ATTGGCTCCTACTTTGGGAGTGAGGTGCTATCAATGGACgtggatgaagatggagagaGTGACGTCCTGCTAGTGGCAGCACCGATGTTCTACAGTCAGGGCAGGGAGAGAGGGATGGTGTATATGTACACTGTCACTGCAAAG GCTTCACTCATCCTGAATGGATCCCTGGTGCCAGCCATCGCCCAGAACTCTCGATTTGGTTCAGCCATGACCCAGATCCCAGACATGAACGGAGACGGGTTCCAAGAGCTGGTGGTGGGAGCACCACTTGAAGACGACCACCAGGGGGCGGTTTACATCTTCCATGGCCTTAATAAAACCATCATCCCACAGTACAAACAG CGTCTAGCAGCCGCTGGCTTTTCTGCTGGCCTGCAGTATTTCGGGCGAAGTCTTCACGGTGTGTTGGACGCCAATGGTGATGGACTTGTTGAGTTGGCAGTGGGAGCGCTGGAAGCCGCTGCAATCATCTG GTCTAGAGGCGTGGTGCGGATCCGGGCCAGACTCACCTTTGAACCAGAGAAGGTCAACATTTTCAACAAGGACTGCAGGCGAGGGGGGAAGGATGTGACCTGCATGTCTGTcactgtctgcctgtctctggAATCCAGGACCAAGACCGCGGGAGACGTGGGTACGTGCCAAAGTGTAGCATTAA GGTTTAGTCTGGTCTTGGACGAGCGTCGCTTTCCTCCTCGAGGTCTTCTGGACGAGTCCGATCGCCAGCAGCCAAGACATCTGGTCCTGCAGGCGGGGGTGGACGAGAGCTGCCAACCTCTTGGCTTCTCTGTTCAG GACACGTCACATTATGGACGTCCAATTACTGTTGCCTTGGAGACAGGGCTGCTGAACCCAGAGCAGGGGCCAGTGCTGGACCCTGACTGGCCAACTGCTCTAAGGACTGAG CTGCACTTCTGGAACGGGTGCGAACAAGAAGATGTGTGTGTCCCCGACTTGatcttgaacacacacactgacttggTGGATGTTCA GACATTTTGCAGTGGGAAAGATCAAGCTGTGTGGTCCATATGTCGACACCAGGGGGCGAGAGAGAGCTCAGTATACTTGGTGGAGGCAGGGCGAAGGAGAGTTGTAGTTTTCACTCGTCTGGAGAACCACGGCGAGAATGCTTATGGAACCACGATCAACATTTCAGCATCCAGTAATCTGGTCTTCTCCAGTCTCATTGTAAAG GATCAATCAGACATCCAGATTGAATGCTTCTCAGACGACAGTTCGACCAATCAGAGGAGTTGTAACATCAGCGCCCCCTTCATGAAGTCCCTGTCTCAG GTTTCTTTCCGGGTTGAGTTTGAGCTCGACCACTCTGTGTTCCTCGATCACCTTCAGGTTGTCATGGTAACCAGCAG TGACGGAGAAGAAGGTTATCCAGATGACAACACCAACACGATCTATCTTCCTCTGGTGTATCAAACAGAGATTCTCTTCAGCAG AGACCCGTATCCTCCTCGATTTGAAATCCAGGCAGACTCGTCCTCCTCGACGAAgaggaacctcacatcatttaatCTGACCTATTAC GTTCAGAACCTGGGTCAGTTTGTGATCCAGGACGTGATGTTCAAAGCAGATGTTTGGGCAGTGAGTCCGGGTGGGAACCTGCTGCTGAATATCAGCGAATGCAGCGTTGACCAG CAGTCAGCTGGGTCTCCTTGTGTCCTCCCTGAAATCCCAAGGAGCaatccaatcacagcagaggATCTTACAACCCTGTCGGAGCTG AACCAAAGTAACAGCCAGAGCCTCCAGGTTCAGTGTCAACTGCAGCTTCCACCCTTCAGACAGGTCAAGCTCACTCTCAGAGGAACCTACCAACTTCCTGTTCTGCAGGCG GTAAGTTTCAGGTCTCTGGATGTTTTGACGTCAGCATCCATTAACCTGCCAGCGTCGAGCAACATGTTCCTGCTGGAGGAGCAACCTTACAGAGAG atccTCTTGCAGCTCAGGAAAGACAATGAAATGAGTGTTCCAGTTTGGATCATAGTGGGAAGCTCACTGGGAGGGCTGTTGATACTGGCCATACTCATACTGGCTCTGTGGAAG GTGGGCTTCTTCAGTCGACGGAAAAGGCAGAAGGAGGAGTCAGAAAATGAGAAGCCTGGAGCCGAGCTGTGA
- the fem1b gene encoding protein fem-1 homolog B — MESLAGYVFKAASEGRVLTLAALLLNHSDEETRFLLSYVTHQAGQRSTPLIIAARNGHDKVVRLLLDHYRVDTEQTGTVRFDGYVIDGATALWCASGAGHFEVVRLLLSHGANVNHTTVTNSTPLRAACFDGRLDIVRFLVEHDADISITNKFNNTCLMIAAYKGHADVVAYLLERGADPNAKAHCGATALHFAAEAGHLEIVKELVRCHAVMAVNGHGMTPLKVAAESCKAAVVELLLEHADIQPHSRIEALELLGASFANDRENYDIDKTYYYLHMAMTERYRDPENIIAKELLPPIEAYGGRVECRSLHELEATRVDRDALHMEGLMIRERILGSDNIDVSHPIIYRGAVYADNMEFDQCIKLWLHALRLRQKGSRNTHKDLLRFAQVFSQMVHLKERVSASAVEQVLSCSVLEIQRSKARVDSASDSELPQIMDNFESNIFTFLYLICISTKTACSEEERARINKHIYDLIQLDPRSREGSSLLHLAINSSTPVDDFHTNDVCSFPNAQATKLLLDCGAQVNAVDNEGNTPLHVIVQYNRPISDFLTLHAIIISLVEAGAHTDRTNKQKKTPLDKSTTGVSEILLKTQMKMSLKCLAARAVRLHQITYRNQIPKTLEEFVEFH; from the exons ATGGAGTCACTGGCCGGCTACGTCTTCAAGGCAGCCAGCGAAGGTCGAGTCCTGACGCTGGCCGCTCTTCTGCTCAACCACTCCGACGAGGAGACGCGTTTCTTGCTGAGTTATGTGACCCACCAAGCTGGACAGAGGTCCACcccgctgatcatcgctgctcgcAACGGACACGACAAAGTGGTCCGGCTGCTACTGGATCATTACAGGGTGGACACGGAGCAGACTGGCACTGTGCGCTTCGACGG ATATGTCATCGATGGTGCTACTGCGTTGTGGTGTGCATCCGGCGCAGGACACTTTGAAGTTGTACGTTTGCTTTTGAGCCACGGTGCCAATGTCAACCACACCACTGTCACAAACTCCACACCCTTACGAGCCGCCTGCTTCGATGGACGCCTCGACATCGTCAGGTTCCTGGTCGAACATGACGCTGACATCAGCATAACCAACAAGTTCAACAACACCTGCCTCATGATCGCTGCCTACAAAGGTCATGCGGACGTGGTGGCCTACCTGCTTGAGCGTGGTGCTGACCCCAACGCCAAGGCTCACTGTGGCGCCACCGCTCTTCACTTTGCAGCAGAAGCTGGGCACCTGGAAATCGTGAAAGAGCTGGTGAGGTGTCATGCTGTCATGGCGGTGAATGGACATGGGATGACACCGCTGAAGGTAGCGGCAGAGAGCTGCAAGGCAGCCGTGGTTGAGTTGCTTCTAGAACACGCAGACATTCAACCACACAGCCGCATTGAGGCTTTGGAACTGCTTGGTGCCTCATTTGCCAACGACAGGGAGAACTATGACATTGACAAGACCTATTACTATCTGCACATGGCAATGACCGAGCGCTACCGGGACCCTGAAAACATCATTGCCAAAGAGTTGCTGCCACCCATCGAGGCCTACGGCGGCCGTGTTGAATGTCGCTCTCTGCATGAGCTGGAGGCCACCCGAGTGGACCGGGACGCCCTACACATGGAAGGGTTGATGATTCGAGAGCGCATCCTCGGCTCTGACAACATCGACGTGTCTCACCCCATCATCTACCGCGGTGCCGTGTACGCAGACAACATGGAGTTTGACCAGTGCATTAAATTGTGGCTGCACGCGCTGCGTCTGCGCCAGAAAGGAAGCCGCAACACGCACAAGGACCTGCTCCGCTTTGCGCAGGTTTTCTCTCAGATGGTTCACCTGAAGGAGCGTGTCTCGGCGTCTGCAGTGGAACAGGTCCTGAGCTGCAGTGTTTTGGAGATCCAGCGAAGCAAGGCTCGTGTGGACTCTGCCTCAGACTCAGAGCTGCCACAGATCATGGATAATTTTGAGTCCAATATATTTACCTTCTTGTATCTGATTTGCATCTCAACAAAGACCGCCTGCAGCGAAGAGGAGCGGGCACGCATCAACAAGCACATCTACGATCTGATCCAGCTTGACCCTCGCTCCCGTGAAGGGTCCTCCCTCCTGCACCTGGCCATCAACTCCAGCACACCTGTCGACGACTTCCACACCAACGACGTCTGCAGTTTCCCCAACGCGCAAGCCACCAAGCTTCTCCTGGACTGTGGTGCTCAGGTCAACGCAGTGGACAACGAAGGAAACACGCCGCTGCACGTGATCGTCCAGTACAACCGGCCCATAAGTGACTTCCTGACGCTGCACGCCATCATCATCAGCCTGGTGGAGGCGGGTGCTCACACAGACCGGACTAACAAGCAGAAGAAGACGCCGCTTGACAAGAGCACCACTGGTGTGTCCGAGATCTTACTGAAGACGCAGATGAAGATGAGTCTCAAGTGTCTGGCTGCTCGCGCCGTCCGCCTGCACCAGATTACCTACCGTAACCAAATCCCCAAAACTCTGGAAGAGTTTGTGGAGTTCCACTAA